Genomic segment of Paenibacillus sp. FSL R5-0623:
CACTGGACTCCTTCGCCATCCTTCCCAATGAGCGGGAAGATTGGCATTGCGAGCAGGCTTCGGCACATCGCTTCTATAGTCAGCGTTTGGATGATCAGCATATGCTTGCAGCCTGTTCAGCTGGGGGAGAGCTGCCGAGCAAGCCGGAAATTGTAACCTTGGAGAATCTGTATACGGATTTGGTTTAGTGCGCGGCTAGGTGGGGCTTAACGAGTTGGAATCAGTTGAGTTATGTAAGAGGCCGCCATTAATAATATCCTGCTAAGGTTAATCAAAAAAGCTAACGACGTGAGTATCACGCGTTAGCTTTTTAGCTTTAAATACACACTCCGTTTACGTCTATCTGACGCATTGAATAGGACTAGTCCCGGCTCCGCAATTTGCCAAGCAGACGGATGATCTCAATGTACAGCCAAACCAGTGTAACCATCAATCCAAATGCACCGTACCACTCCATGTACTTGGGCGCACCACGTTCAGCACCACCCTCGATGAAGTCAAAATCAAGGACCAGATTGAGAGCAGCCACAATGACGATAACGACCGAAATACCGATGCCGATCAAGCTGTTATCATGCAGATATGGGATCGTAATGCCGAAGAAACCCAGTACAAAGCTCAGCAGATACATGATCATGATACCGCCAGTTGCAGCCACGACCCCAAGCTTGAAGTTCTCCGTAGCTTTGATCAATCTGGTTTTGTATGCCACCAGCAGAGCGATGAATACAGCCATAGTCAACAAGGCCGCCTGCAAGGTAATTCCGTTATACAGTGACTCATAGGTCGCGGAGAGTGCTCCCAGGAACAGTCCTTCTGCCACGGCATAGACGGGTACCAGATAAGGTGCCGCTACGGGTTTGAACGAAATGACAAGCGCCAGAATGAAACCAACGATTAATCCACCATAAGCAAGCGGCATCACTTGTTGTCCGTTAAAGAACATCATCCAGGTTGCAAATGCACTGCCCAGCAGGATCACCAGCGTAATAAACGCTTTATTCACCGTGCCGTTGATCGTCATGTAATTCTGATATCGATCTTCTCCATATCCTCTGTTTTCAAACGTGCTGTCTTTAAGTGTAGGGTTACCGCTACGACCGATCAACACAATCACCTCGTCATATGTATTTGGTATATCTGTGATACTGGCTTGGGCTTACTACGTTTCAAATTCTACAAGCTATTCCCTCGAAAAGATTAGGATGGCACCAGAAGGAATCGGATGCAATTCTTCGATTACATCCCTACCCCCTGGCGCAACACTTAGGACATATGTCCCAGACATTGCATGTTCATGTGCTTTTTAAGCGTCTTATTTGTACAACACTTTATCTACATTGTATTTCGCACGCATCGTG
This window contains:
- a CDS encoding Bax inhibitor-1/YccA family protein, with translation MIGRSGNPTLKDSTFENRGYGEDRYQNYMTINGTVNKAFITLVILLGSAFATWMMFFNGQQVMPLAYGGLIVGFILALVISFKPVAAPYLVPVYAVAEGLFLGALSATYESLYNGITLQAALLTMAVFIALLVAYKTRLIKATENFKLGVVAATGGIMIMYLLSFVLGFFGITIPYLHDNSLIGIGISVVIVIVAALNLVLDFDFIEGGAERGAPKYMEWYGAFGLMVTLVWLYIEIIRLLGKLRSRD